A stretch of the Denticeps clupeoides chromosome 6, fDenClu1.1, whole genome shotgun sequence genome encodes the following:
- the fgf13b gene encoding fibroblast growth factor 13b isoform X2 has product MKAAKPKEEKDASKEPQLKGIVTKLNSRQGFHLQLQADGTIDGTKEEDNSYAVFNLIPVGLRVVAIQGVQTKLYLAMNNEGYLYTSEHFTPECKFKESVFENYYVTYSSMIYRQQQSGRGWYLGLNKEGQIMKGNHVKKNKPAAHFIPKPLKVAMYREPSLHDLTEFSRSGSGTPTKSRSASAMLNGGKALSHHEST; this is encoded by the exons ATGAAGGCGGCAAAGCCTAAAGAGGAAAAGGACGCAAGCAAGG AGCCCCAGCTAAAGGGGATTGTGACCAAGCTGAACAGTCGGCAGGGCTTCCACCTTCAGCTGCAAGCAGATGGGACCATCGACGGCACAAAGGAGGAGGACAACAGCTACG CTGTGTTCAACCTCATTCCAGTCGGCCTGAGAGTCGTGGCTATTCAGGGGGTGCAGACCAAGCTCTACCTGGCCATGAACAACGAGGGCTATCTGTACACCTCA GAGCACTTCACGCCGGAGTGCAAGTTTAAGGAGTCGGTCTTTGAGAATTACTATGTGACATACTCCTCCATGATCTACAGGCAGCAGCAGTCAGGCCGGGGCTGGTACCTCGGCCTGAACAAAGAGGGGCAGATCATGAAAGGCAACCACGTGAAGAAGAACAAGCCGGCTGCACACTTCATCCCCAAGCCTTTGAAGG TGGCCATGTACAGAGAGCCGTCCCTTCACGACCTCACCGAGTTCTCACGCTCGGGCAGCGGCACACCCACCAAGAGCCGAAGCGCGTCGGCCATGCTGAACGGCGGCAAAGCACTGAGTCATCACGAGTCCACGTAA
- the fgf13b gene encoding fibroblast growth factor 13b isoform X1, translated as MKAAKPKEEKDASKEPQLKGIVTKLNSRQGFHLQLQADGTIDGTKEEDNSYAVFNLIPVGLRVVAIQGVQTKLYLAMNNEGYLYTSAAAVRPGLVPRPEQRGADHERQPREEEQAGCTLHPQAFEGGHVQRAVPSRPHRVLTLGQRHTHQEPKRVGHAERRQSTESSRVHVTMATDTWDFLLTPPITRSAQQNKLSEGQQK; from the exons ATGAAGGCGGCAAAGCCTAAAGAGGAAAAGGACGCAAGCAAGG AGCCCCAGCTAAAGGGGATTGTGACCAAGCTGAACAGTCGGCAGGGCTTCCACCTTCAGCTGCAAGCAGATGGGACCATCGACGGCACAAAGGAGGAGGACAACAGCTACG CTGTGTTCAACCTCATTCCAGTCGGCCTGAGAGTCGTGGCTATTCAGGGGGTGCAGACCAAGCTCTACCTGGCCATGAACAACGAGGGCTATCTGTACACCTCA GCAGCAGCAGTCAGGCCGGGGCTGGTACCTCGGCCTGAACAAAGAGGGGCAGATCATGAAAGGCAACCACGTGAAGAAGAACAAGCCGGCTGCACACTTCATCCCCAAGCCTTTGAAGG TGGCCATGTACAGAGAGCCGTCCCTTCACGACCTCACCGAGTTCTCACGCTCGGGCAGCGGCACACCCACCAAGAGCCGAAGCGCGTCGGCCATGCTGAACGGCGGCAAAGCACTGAGTCATCACGAGTCCACGTAACCATGGCAACGGACACCTGGGACTTCCTGCTGACACCTCCCATCACCAGATCAGcacaacaaaacaaactgaGTGAAGGACAGCAGAAATAG